In Mastigocladopsis repens PCC 10914, a single window of DNA contains:
- a CDS encoding TonB-dependent receptor, with the protein MKLEQLVQSLLLAGFFVIVVTTPAKSEDVRVLNVERSGTPTGTRASSTQPLKPTREILQLSQIKHPFKNAQMLVQAPTTQPTVSQEVVEVTGVKVNSTTKGFEIILETPKGEQLQVLPKSDGNTYIVDIPSAQLRLPSGNTFRQEKPVEGITEVTVTNLDTNSIRVSVTGTAGVPTIELFDSDQGLIFGFTPVASTAQQPQTQPQQQPTPSTGEPESETNPSTPSAGQDEPIEVVVTGSADDYNVPEASAVTRFDTPIRDTPRSIRVIPRAVIEDQKVIRLDDALRNVSGVARDNTFGGTVDAVTIRGFSSRFFQNGFSDVPGTSTFGTFREPANIERVEVLKGPASVLYGNVEPGGIINLVTKKPLEVPLYSGEFTVGSYSFYRPSIDLSGPLTTDKSFLYRLNAVYENSSSFRDFTDIERYSIAPAFTWKIGQQTDLTFEFNYLNDERPFDRGLVAFGNGIADIPISRRLGEPGDVRRTENTSIGYNLEHRFSDNWTLRNAFRVLSTDEYTRRFEPRSLDEETGELSREFRIVEADRESYALQTDLIGKFKTGSIQHQTLFGIDLSRVTTDQVVFRQRRNVASINIFNPVYGAAIPNAPLSNDDESKTDALGIYLQDQITFAKNFILQLGGRFDVFDQENTYNIEDANPTRSDTGFSPNIGIVYKPIEPVSLYASYSQSFQPNSGFTTDLSILKPERSTQYEVGAKADFLDGRLSATLAAFEIIKKNVATLDPNDPDSQIAVGKQRSRGVELDIVGQITPGWRIIATYAYTDAKITEDNPDLEGISLEGNSLTNVPEHSASLWTTYEIQQGALQGLGFGAGVFFVGERPGDNENTFVLPNYIRTDAAVYYRRNNWRVALNVKNLFDIRYFESAALSRERVYPGAPLTVLGTVSIEF; encoded by the coding sequence ATGAAACTAGAGCAATTAGTTCAAAGCCTGTTGCTTGCAGGCTTTTTTGTAATCGTGGTAACAACTCCTGCAAAAAGCGAGGATGTACGAGTTTTGAATGTGGAGCGTTCTGGCACACCAACTGGCACAAGAGCTAGTTCCACACAACCACTTAAACCAACCAGAGAGATTCTGCAACTGAGTCAAATCAAGCATCCGTTTAAGAATGCACAAATGCTCGTACAAGCGCCAACAACCCAGCCAACGGTTTCCCAAGAAGTTGTGGAAGTGACCGGAGTCAAGGTAAATTCAACCACAAAAGGTTTTGAGATCATCTTAGAAACTCCCAAAGGGGAACAATTGCAAGTGTTGCCGAAGAGTGACGGTAACACATACATTGTTGATATTCCGTCAGCGCAACTGCGTTTACCTAGTGGTAATACATTCCGCCAAGAAAAACCTGTTGAGGGAATCACTGAAGTTACAGTAACTAACTTGGATACCAACAGTATCCGGGTCAGTGTGACGGGTACGGCTGGTGTTCCAACCATAGAATTGTTTGACAGCGACCAAGGTCTGATTTTCGGCTTTACACCAGTCGCATCTACCGCGCAACAACCGCAAACACAACCCCAACAGCAGCCAACACCTTCTACAGGTGAGCCTGAAAGCGAAACCAACCCAAGCACACCATCCGCTGGACAGGATGAGCCAATTGAAGTGGTAGTCACAGGTTCAGCAGACGATTATAACGTGCCCGAAGCCAGCGCTGTCACCAGATTTGATACTCCCATACGCGACACTCCGCGCTCAATTCGAGTCATTCCTAGAGCAGTGATTGAGGATCAAAAAGTCATCCGGCTGGATGACGCTCTCCGCAATGTCAGTGGTGTTGCCAGAGATAATACCTTTGGTGGTACTGTCGATGCAGTCACGATTCGCGGTTTTAGCTCGCGTTTTTTCCAAAACGGTTTCTCTGATGTTCCTGGAACATCTACCTTTGGTACTTTTAGAGAACCTGCCAACATTGAACGTGTTGAAGTGCTCAAAGGTCCAGCTTCAGTGCTATATGGCAATGTTGAACCAGGGGGAATCATTAACCTAGTCACCAAGAAACCCCTCGAAGTTCCTTTGTACTCTGGTGAGTTTACTGTTGGGAGCTACAGTTTTTACCGACCTAGTATTGATTTGTCTGGTCCACTGACCACAGATAAGTCCTTTCTCTACCGACTTAATGCGGTCTATGAAAACTCATCTAGTTTTCGTGATTTTACGGATATCGAACGTTATTCCATTGCTCCAGCATTCACTTGGAAAATTGGTCAGCAAACCGATTTGACCTTTGAATTCAACTATCTCAACGATGAACGTCCTTTTGATCGCGGTTTGGTAGCTTTTGGTAACGGGATAGCCGATATTCCCATCAGTCGAAGGCTCGGTGAACCAGGTGACGTGAGACGGACTGAAAATACGAGTATTGGCTACAATCTGGAGCATCGATTCAGCGACAACTGGACGTTACGTAATGCTTTCCGAGTGCTTTCAACTGATGAATATACTAGACGATTTGAGCCTCGTTCCCTTGATGAAGAGACTGGTGAGTTATCGCGAGAGTTCAGAATTGTTGAAGCGGATAGAGAAAGCTACGCTCTACAAACGGATCTGATTGGCAAATTTAAGACAGGCTCGATTCAGCATCAAACTTTGTTTGGGATAGACTTATCTCGAGTAACTACTGACCAAGTGGTCTTCCGCCAAAGGAGAAATGTTGCATCGATTAATATCTTCAATCCTGTTTATGGTGCAGCGATTCCAAATGCACCATTGTCTAATGACGATGAGTCTAAGACAGATGCACTCGGCATTTATCTGCAAGATCAGATCACTTTTGCTAAAAATTTCATTTTGCAACTAGGTGGACGGTTTGATGTTTTTGACCAAGAAAATACATATAACATAGAAGACGCAAATCCTACGCGGTCTGATACTGGTTTTAGTCCAAACATCGGTATAGTTTACAAACCTATTGAGCCAGTTTCTCTCTACGCCAGTTATAGCCAATCTTTTCAACCAAATTCTGGATTCACTACTGACTTGTCCATCCTTAAACCGGAACGCAGTACCCAGTATGAAGTCGGTGCTAAAGCCGATTTCCTTGATGGCAGATTGTCTGCAACCTTAGCAGCTTTTGAAATTATCAAGAAAAATGTCGCTACGCTCGACCCGAACGATCCTGATTCTCAGATTGCAGTTGGTAAGCAAAGAAGCCGAGGCGTTGAGTTAGATATTGTTGGTCAAATTACACCCGGCTGGAGGATTATTGCTACCTACGCTTACACCGATGCCAAAATAACAGAGGACAATCCCGATCTAGAGGGAATCAGCCTAGAGGGAAACAGCCTAACCAATGTTCCTGAGCATAGTGCAAGTTTGTGGACAACCTATGAAATTCAACAAGGAGCTTTGCAAGGGTTAGGCTTTGGAGCGGGCGTGTTTTTTGTGGGAGAACGACCAGGTGATAATGAAAATACTTTTGTCCTGCCAAATTATATCCGAACCGATGCGGCAGTTTATTACCGAAGAAACAATTGGAGGGTTGCGCTTAATGTCAAAAACCTTTTCGATATCAGGTATTTTGAATCTGCAGCTTTGAGCAGAGAAAGGGTATATCCTGGGGCACCTTTGACTGTGCTGGGTACTGTTTCAATAGAATTTTGA
- a CDS encoding condensation domain-containing protein, protein MAQPVNDLQEISHNCSTFVELLRYRSLHQPDIKAFTFLQDGETQQTTLTYQELDRLASAIAQALTCQFASQLQALGLSGECALLLYPPGLDYLTAFFGCLYAGVIAVPAYPPHNQRNTPRVQAIIKDAQTRVALTTTTLLPKLQSLLANTNQGDLQWLATDNLVEGIENSWQQPAIDQDSLAFLQYTSGSTGTPKGVMVSHGNLLHNSEYIKQAFELTSESVSVTWLPSFHDMGLIDGILQPLYTGFLGVLMPPAAFIGRPLRWLQAISRYKATHCGGPNFAYELCVNKITPEQRETLDLSSWCSAYSGAEPIRRETLEQFAAFFKPCGFQSRFFYPCYGMAEATLMISGGRVKDEPIYCTVQADALEQNRVVEASENTKNVRHLVGCGRSWLDTKIVIADPESLTLCPSNRVGEIWVSGQSVAQGYWNRKEETEQTFQGYLRDGSDGEVVPMTGRSSGPFLRTGDLGFLYNGELFITGRVKDLIIIRGRNLYPQDIELTAERSHPSLRSSSNAAFSVEIENQERLVVVQELEFRAKPNLEEVTAAIRKAVSQEYEVQVYAVVLIKPGSIPKTSSGKIQRRATKAEFLAGSLDVLTSSILDLDFEDTQTRLSREALLAISPEQRHSRLISYLQQQVAQVLKLGNVSINPQQPISTLGIDSLTTFDIKNRIQQDLEVSISAVDLFEASIEKLAQQVLVQLKEAGPMQKLQPVERNGKLPLCLAQERLWFLDQLEPGNPFYNVAIAIQLTGTLNVETLQQSLNEIVKRHESLRTSFAVVDGQPVQVIHPRVDISLPIVDCTGQDFILKETQQPFDLSQPPLLRVKLLRVQTQEHLLLLTMHHIISDGWSIGVFLREIATLYEAFSTNKPSPLPHLTIQYADFAYWQRQWLQGEILQTQINYWKQQLSGKLPVLQLPQQRPPIQTFTGKKHPLTLPKDLAAAVKNLNQKEGVTLFMTLLAVFKTLLYCYTNQEDILVGSPVVGRNWSETENLIGFFINTLVFRTNLSGNLSFRELLQRVRQVCLGAYAHQDLPFEKLVEELQPERNLSYNPLFQVMFILQNAPIPSVELSGLTWEPQEVDSGTSKFDLKLSLWESVQGFNGSLEYKTDLFDAMTIARMASDLEILLRHVVQQPDIKLKELAAIVAEAEKEQQLMQAKELENISLQKLKLTKRSAVRGG, encoded by the coding sequence ATGGCGCAACCTGTCAATGACTTACAAGAAATTTCCCATAACTGTTCTACGTTTGTTGAACTACTGCGTTACCGATCTCTACACCAACCGGACATAAAGGCTTTTACCTTCCTGCAAGATGGAGAAACACAACAGACAACGCTGACTTATCAGGAATTGGATCGGCTTGCGAGTGCGATCGCGCAAGCGCTGACTTGTCAGTTCGCTTCTCAACTCCAAGCTTTAGGTTTAAGCGGAGAATGTGCCTTACTGCTTTATCCACCTGGGCTGGATTATTTAACAGCATTTTTTGGTTGCTTGTATGCAGGAGTCATCGCGGTTCCAGCTTACCCGCCGCACAATCAGCGCAATACCCCTAGAGTGCAGGCGATTATCAAAGATGCACAAACTCGCGTTGCGTTAACCACAACCACTTTGTTACCCAAATTGCAATCCTTACTTGCCAACACAAATCAGGGGGATTTGCAGTGGTTAGCTACTGACAACTTAGTTGAGGGAATAGAAAATTCTTGGCAACAACCAGCTATTGATCAAGATTCTCTCGCCTTTTTGCAATACACTTCCGGTTCTACAGGAACGCCAAAAGGTGTGATGGTGAGTCATGGCAATTTGCTACACAATTCCGAGTACATAAAACAAGCTTTTGAACTCACATCGGAAAGTGTGTCTGTAACATGGTTACCTAGTTTCCATGATATGGGACTCATCGACGGCATCCTCCAACCCTTGTATACAGGATTTCTAGGTGTCTTGATGCCGCCAGCAGCCTTTATTGGGCGACCCCTTCGATGGCTTCAGGCAATATCGCGTTACAAGGCAACTCATTGCGGTGGTCCTAACTTTGCCTACGAGCTTTGCGTGAACAAGATTACTCCGGAACAACGGGAAACCCTCGACTTAAGCAGCTGGTGTAGCGCTTACAGTGGGGCAGAGCCGATTCGCCGAGAAACTTTGGAGCAGTTTGCAGCATTCTTCAAACCTTGTGGTTTTCAGTCCCGCTTTTTCTATCCCTGTTATGGTATGGCTGAAGCGACCCTGATGATTTCGGGCGGTCGTGTGAAAGATGAGCCGATTTACTGTACAGTTCAAGCAGATGCCTTAGAACAGAACCGGGTTGTAGAGGCATCTGAAAATACCAAGAATGTTAGACATCTAGTAGGGTGTGGACGTTCATGGCTTGATACAAAAATTGTGATTGCTGACCCAGAATCGCTGACTTTATGTCCTTCTAACCGAGTGGGGGAGATTTGGGTATCAGGACAAAGTGTTGCTCAGGGTTATTGGAATCGCAAAGAAGAAACAGAACAAACCTTTCAAGGCTACTTAAGAGATGGAAGCGATGGCGAAGTAGTTCCGATGACGGGACGAAGTTCTGGTCCTTTTTTACGGACTGGGGATTTAGGCTTTTTGTATAATGGCGAACTCTTCATTACAGGGAGAGTCAAAGATTTAATCATCATCAGGGGACGCAATCTCTACCCGCAAGATATAGAACTGACCGCAGAACGCAGTCATCCTTCGTTGCGTTCAAGTAGTAATGCCGCCTTTTCCGTAGAAATTGAAAATCAAGAACGGCTGGTTGTGGTGCAAGAGTTGGAATTTCGTGCCAAACCGAATTTGGAGGAAGTCACCGCCGCCATCCGTAAAGCAGTTTCTCAAGAATATGAAGTGCAAGTCTATGCAGTGGTTTTAATTAAACCGGGTAGCATTCCCAAGACTTCTAGTGGTAAAATTCAACGTCGTGCTACCAAAGCAGAGTTTTTAGCAGGCAGCTTGGATGTACTTACTAGCAGTATTTTAGATTTAGATTTTGAAGACACACAAACAAGGTTGAGCCGAGAAGCACTGCTAGCAATTTCTCCAGAACAACGTCACTCAAGGCTGATATCTTACCTGCAACAACAGGTTGCTCAGGTACTAAAATTAGGAAACGTGTCCATCAATCCCCAACAACCTATTAGCACCTTGGGCATTGATTCCTTAACAACTTTCGACATTAAAAATCGGATTCAACAAGACCTTGAAGTCTCTATCTCTGCTGTGGACTTGTTTGAAGCAAGTATTGAAAAGTTAGCACAACAAGTTCTGGTGCAACTCAAAGAGGCTGGACCAATGCAAAAACTACAGCCTGTTGAACGAAATGGTAAATTGCCCTTGTGTCTGGCGCAAGAGCGTTTGTGGTTCCTTGACCAATTAGAGCCGGGAAATCCTTTTTATAATGTTGCGATCGCCATTCAATTAACTGGTACACTCAACGTAGAAACACTACAGCAAAGTCTCAACGAAATCGTTAAGCGTCACGAAAGCTTGCGGACAAGCTTTGCAGTTGTGGATGGGCAACCCGTTCAAGTTATTCATCCAAGGGTGGATATTAGCTTACCAATTGTAGATTGCACCGGCCAAGATTTTATCCTTAAAGAAACCCAACAACCTTTCGACTTATCCCAACCACCACTGCTACGGGTAAAACTGCTGCGCGTGCAAACCCAAGAGCATCTGCTGCTACTCACCATGCACCACATCATCTCAGATGGTTGGTCAATTGGCGTTTTCCTGAGGGAAATAGCAACACTGTACGAGGCTTTCTCTACCAACAAACCCTCACCCTTACCCCACCTTACCATCCAGTACGCAGACTTTGCCTATTGGCAGCGACAATGGCTGCAAGGAGAGATTTTACAAACCCAGATCAATTACTGGAAGCAGCAACTCAGCGGTAAGCTACCCGTGCTGCAACTCCCACAACAGCGACCACCGATCCAAACTTTCACAGGCAAAAAGCACCCTCTTACTTTACCTAAGGATCTAGCCGCAGCCGTCAAAAACTTGAACCAAAAAGAGGGTGTCACCCTGTTTATGACACTCCTAGCAGTCTTCAAAACATTGCTGTACTGTTACACAAATCAGGAAGACATTTTAGTCGGTTCACCTGTTGTTGGTCGCAACTGGTCTGAAACTGAAAACTTGATCGGCTTTTTTATCAACACTCTGGTATTCCGCACAAACTTGTCTGGGAACCTCAGTTTTCGGGAGTTGCTTCAACGAGTACGCCAAGTCTGTTTAGGCGCTTACGCTCATCAAGACTTGCCTTTTGAAAAGCTGGTGGAGGAGTTACAGCCAGAACGCAACTTAAGCTATAACCCATTGTTCCAGGTTATGTTTATCCTCCAAAATGCACCTATACCATCAGTTGAGCTTTCAGGCTTGACTTGGGAACCCCAAGAGGTAGACAGCGGCACATCAAAATTTGATTTGAAACTCAGTTTATGGGAAAGTGTTCAAGGTTTCAATGGCTCTTTGGAGTACAAAACAGATTTATTTGATGCAATGACTATCGCCCGGATGGCAAGCGATTTAGAAATATTGTTGCGCCATGTTGTACAACAGCCGGATATTAAGCTTAAAGAGTTAGCCGCTATTGTTGCTGAAGCGGAGAAAGAGCAACAGCTTATGCAAGCGAAGGAATTGGAAAATATTAGTCTGCAAAAGTTAAAGCTGACGAAACGGAGTGCTGTTCGTGGAGGATAG
- a CDS encoding TauD/TfdA family dioxygenase produces the protein MKEEEKDSYMTIPNSAKASFKTLGKVKRQAVSEVIQKALLISDSSLPLLIKPTVGGVNLVAWAGNNIELITKLLLQHGGILFRNFQVVDVAEFEQFIQTVAGDLLEYRDRSSPRSSIQGKIYTSTDHPADQSIFLHSENSYAATWPLKIFFYCVTPAQQGGETPIADTRKLYQRIDPKIRDRFAQKQVMYVRNFGDGFGLPWQTVFQTTNPKDVEAFCRNNGIDFEWKPGNKLRTRQIRPAILPHPHTNEMVWFNHAVFFHVSTLEPTIRQALLAEFSEEELPHNTYYGDGSPIEPEVLEELRTVYQQETVLFPWQAGDILMLDNMLTAHGRKPFSGTRKVIVGMTQPNTCQNLKTTKLFH, from the coding sequence ATGAAAGAAGAAGAGAAGGATAGCTATATGACAATTCCCAATTCTGCAAAGGCTAGCTTTAAAACCTTGGGAAAGGTCAAACGTCAAGCTGTTAGTGAAGTGATCCAAAAAGCTCTACTGATTTCTGACAGTTCTTTGCCACTGCTGATAAAACCTACTGTTGGAGGAGTTAATCTAGTTGCTTGGGCGGGGAACAATATTGAGTTGATAACTAAGTTGTTATTGCAACATGGTGGCATTCTGTTTCGTAACTTCCAAGTTGTGGATGTCGCTGAATTTGAGCAGTTTATCCAAACTGTTGCTGGAGACTTATTGGAATATCGCGATCGCTCTTCACCCCGTAGTTCCATCCAAGGCAAAATTTATACTTCCACTGACCATCCAGCCGATCAAAGTATTTTTCTCCATAGCGAGAATTCTTATGCAGCGACTTGGCCCTTAAAAATCTTCTTTTACTGCGTCACCCCAGCACAACAGGGTGGAGAAACACCCATTGCTGACACTCGTAAACTTTACCAACGAATCGATCCAAAAATTCGCGATCGCTTCGCCCAAAAACAAGTCATGTACGTTCGCAACTTTGGCGATGGCTTTGGCTTACCTTGGCAAACAGTCTTTCAAACCACCAACCCAAAAGACGTAGAAGCTTTTTGCCGAAACAATGGCATTGACTTTGAATGGAAACCAGGAAATAAATTGAGAACTCGCCAAATTCGCCCAGCCATTCTACCTCACCCTCATACCAACGAAATGGTTTGGTTCAATCACGCTGTATTTTTTCATGTATCCACATTAGAACCAACAATCCGTCAAGCATTATTAGCAGAATTTTCAGAAGAAGAACTTCCTCACAACACTTATTACGGTGACGGTTCACCAATTGAACCAGAAGTATTAGAAGAACTTCGCACCGTTTACCAACAAGAAACAGTCCTTTTTCCCTGGCAAGCTGGAGACATTTTAATGCTCGACAATATGCTCACAGCACACGGAAGAAAACCATTCTCAGGCACTCGAAAAGTCATTGTAGGCATGACACAACCCAACACTTGCCAAAACCTGAAAACCACAAAATTATTTCATTGA